Genomic segment of Paenibacillus macerans:
GTGCCGGAGCACCGTGCGGGGGAGACCTGCATTTTTGCAGCATTGCGACTGGCGGAATTCTAACGGTTGTAGCAGCCGCTATTTTATCAAAAAAGTCCCTTTCTAAATTCTAACGGTTGTCAGCGCCGTTATTTACTCTAATTCAGGTGAAAATAGCCTGATTTAAGTGGAATAAGCGCTATGGCAACCGTTAGAATTTGAAATCGGCGTTTTGGGATCAATTAGCGGCTATGGCAACCGTTAGAGTTTGTTTTGGGGTCAGAAATGATTTGTCGCAACATCAACTGGCCGCCGGAATTGCTTGAGCTGCTTGGGCATCGTGCCGGGCCGAAATGGCGGTCGGCGGAACTAGGTGTCCCGTACGCACGGTCAAGCTGTATTGCAAACAGCGTTACTTGAGACGTTTACGCCGGGCCGGGCTATACGGCAAGCAGCCAAACTTGGTCCGTTTGCGGCCGGTCAGCGCTTTATGCAACCGCCGGCCACAACCAGTGCGACCACGGCCACAAACCAGTGCAACCGCCGGCCACAACCAGTGCAACCACCGGCCGCATCAGCCACCGGCAACAACCAATGCAACCACCGGGGCCGCATCTAATGCAGCCGGCGGAACTGCTGCGGCGTCATGCCGGTATGCTTGCGAAAGGTGGCGACGAAATGGCTGGCATCGCGGAATCCGGTTTTGCCGGCGATGGCGGCCACGGTAACTCCCGGTTCGCCGGCCAGATGCTCCTTGGCTTTATGGATGCGCATTTGGGTCAGGTAAGCGTAGGGAGATACGCCAAGCGTCTGCTGGAACAGCTTGCTTAAATGGCGGCCGGACATGCCGATCTCTTGGGCAAGCTGTTCCAGGCCAATGTCGGGGTTGCCGTACTCCTGTTCCATCCAATGCAGCAGCGGCGCCAGCTTCTCCATATTGCGGGAGACGGACATGTTACTGGCATGCCCGAACTTGCTCAGCATACCCAGAAAACGGTAGGTGCCGGCCGACGTCTCCAGGCCGAACAGGTCGGTGCCGCTGCCGACCTTGTTCAGCATTTCGCCGAGTATCGGGGCCAGAGGGGTCTCCGGATCCCAGCGGAACAAGGCGGAATCGCGAATGCCGAAAGCCGACAAAATCGCCGCTGCGGCCGCTCCGCCGAAGGTTAGATAATACGTTGCCCAGCCGGCGCCTCGCTTCGCCTCATAGGCGTGGGGCATCCCGGGTGGCAGCAAAACGCCGCAGCCGGACGACAACACGACACTTTCGCTGCCGTAGGTAACCAGGCCTTCGCCTTCCTCGGTTTGCAGCCAATGATAATAGGGGTATCCGTTCGGGCGGGTGATTTTTTCCTGACTCGGATTGTAACCGATGCTCTCCACAAGAAGCGGAAGATCGGGGTTGGCGGCGGGAGAAAAAACAAAACGGGTAAACGCGCGTGCGCTCATATTTTTCCCTCCTGGGATGAGTTCCACATTATTATATATCAAAACAAAAATATTATATATAAAGCGGATAAGAAACTTCCTACAATGGAGATATAATTATATTACTCTCAAAAGGATGTGTGTGCAGTGATCAACGAAAAACTGCCGAAAATATGGTACGGCGGCGACTATAATCCCGAGCAGTGGGGACCTGAAATTTGGCAAGAAGACGAACGGATGTTCAAGCTGGCGGGCATCGACGTGGCAACCGTAAACGTGTTCTCCTGGGGGATGCTGCAGCAGGACGAGGATACCTACGATTTCAGCTTTTTGGACGAAACGATCGACCGTTTATATAAAAGCGGCGTGCACGTATGCCTGGCGACAAGCACGGGCGCTCATCCCGCCTGGATGGCCCGGAAATACCCGGATGTGCTGCGCGTCGATGTGCAGGGGCGGAAACGCCGGTTCGGCGGACGCCACAATTCGTGCCCGAACTCGCCGACTTACCGGAAGTATTCGGAGAAGCTCGCCGGGCTCTTGGCCGAGCGGTACAAGGATCACCCGGGCCTCTTGATCTGGCACGTATCCAACGAATACGGCGGATATTGCTACTGCGACAACTGCGCCGCGGCGTTCCGCACCTGGCTCAAGGAGCGTTACGGCACGCTGGATGAAGTAAACCGCGCCTGGAATACCCGCTTCTGGGGGCATACGTTTTACGATTGGGAAGATATCGTTGTTCCGAACGAGTTGAGTGAAGAATGGAACGGAAACCGCACCAATTTCCAAGGGATTTCCCTGGACTATCGGCGCTTTCAGTCCCAGTCGCTGCTCGACTGCTATAAGCTGGAATATGAGGCCATCAAAAAGCATACGCCGCACATACCGGTAACGACGAACCTGATGGGTTTCTATCCGGAGCTCGATTATTTCGAATGGGCCAAGTACATGGATATTGTGTCTTGGGACAACTACCCTTCTCTCGATACGCCGGTTAGCCATACGGCGATGACGCACGACTTGATGCGCGGGCTGAAAAGCGGAGCGCCGTTTATGCTGATGGAGCAAACGCCAAGCCAGCAAAACTGGCAGCCCTACAACTCGCTCAAACGCCCGGGCGTAATGCGGCTATGGAGTTACCAGGCGGTCGCCCACGGCGCCGACACGGTGCTGTTCTTCCAGCTCCGCCGGTCGATTGGGGCGTGCGAGAAGTACCACGGCGCCGTGATCGAGCATGTCGGACATGAGCATACCCGCGTATTCCGCGAAGTTGCCGAGCTCGGCCGGGAGCTGCAGCAACTGGGCGACACGCTGCTCGACGCTCGCACGGAAGCCAAGGTGGCGATTCTGTATGATTGGGAAAACCGGTGGGCGACGGAACTCTCCAGCGGACCGACCGTCGCGCTGAATTACGTTAATGAGGTTCACAAATATTATGATGCGCTCTTCCGGATGCATGTGGAATGCGATATGGTGTCGGTGGAAGAGGACTTCGGCAAATACGAGATCGTAATCGCGCCGGTCATGTATATGGTGAAACCGGGTTTTGCGAAAAAGGTGGAGGAATTTGCCCAAAACGGCGGGACGTTCGTTACGACGTTCTTCAGCGGGATCGTTAACGAGAACGATCTGGTTACGACGGGCGGGTACCCGGGGGAATTGCGCCCGGTGCTGGGCATTTGGGCGGAAGAGATCGACGCGCTGTTCCCGGACCAGAAGAACCAAATCGTCATGAAGCAGCCGTGGGGCGAACTTACAGGACCATACGAATGCGGCTTGCTCTGCGACCTCATTCATGCGGAAGGCGCCGAAGTGCTGGCGGAGTACGGCGCGGATTTCTATAAAGGCATGCCTGTGCTGACGGTGAACCGCTTCGGCAACGGCCGGGCGTATTATGTCGCCAGCAGTCCGGAAGCTTCTTTCCTGCAAGGATTCCTCAAAAATCTATGCGAGGAAAAAGGAATCAAACCGCTGTTTGAAGCTCCAGCGGGCGTTGAGACGGCGCGCCGGGTGAAAGACGGCAAAGCTTATCTGTTCCTGCTTAACCACAATGCGGAAGACGCCCAAGTGGATATCGGCGCCAATGCCAAAAAGGAACTGCTTAGCGGGGAGACGCTGACCGGAACCGTAACCGTGCCCGGCCGCGGCGTGCTCATCCTGGAAGATAAATAGAATCACGTTCATCAAGCACCCTGCAGGCGGTTTCGCGTCCGGGGTGCTTTTTCAAAGAGGAGGCAGCGGGTGTGGAAAGCGCAATCAAGCGGCGGTTGTCCGGCGAGGAGCTCACGGCTTTAGTGGAGCGAGCGTTTCAAGGACAGAGACGATTGGAAGGGTTTGAGGAATTAAAGGACGGCTGGTTCAACTCCGCGTACGCTTTGACCTTGGATAACGGCATGAAGACGGTGCTGAAGCTTGCTCCCGGTTCGGAGGAAGGGATGCTGCGATATGAGCGGAATGTGATGACCGCGGAGGTGGAGGTGCTTCGTCTGCTCGCCGCGGCGGACGGTATCCCGGTGCCCGGGATTCTGTACGAGGAGCGTGGCGTAGAGGGAAGCGAGTGGTTCCTGATGGAGTTCGTTCCGGGCGATCCTTACAACAAGGTGAAGGAGCGGCTTAAGCCGGAGGAACGGCGGGACATTGAAGTTGAACTGGGCCGGGTGAACCGGCGGATTAACGAAATTCAAGGAAAAAGATTCGGGTATTACGCACGGGAAGACAGTCAAGGGGATAGCTGGCCGGCCGTCTTTACGAATATGATCGGCGGCCTGTTGGCCGATGCCGCGGATCAAGCCGTTGCCCTCCCGATGGATGCGGAGGAGGTATTCGCCCTGCTTCGGGAGCGGCAGGCCAGCTTGGCGGAGGTCACGGTTCCGCGGCTGGTCCATTGGGACTTGTGGGACGGGAACGTATTCGTCAAAGACCGGCGTCTTATCGCCATCATCGACTGCGAAAGGGCGCTCTGGGGCGATCCGCTGATGGAATACTACTTCCGCTCGTTTGTGGAAAACGGGGCGTTCCTGGACGGCTACGGCAAGCAGGATTTTACTTTGGCGGAGCGCGAGCGGATGGCCTTGTACGACCTGTACATTGCGTTGATTCTTCATATCGAATGCAGGTTCCGCCAGTACATCGACGCGAATCATATCCGCTGGGCGGAGGAGCATTTAGCCCGTACTTGGAGCGGTTTAAATAAGGATGTTTAATGTTGGCACGCATTCTGGCGACTACCTGAATGAAGTATATTTTAGTGAGAAGAGGGAAGCGCAGGGCCGATGGCATGAATGACGCACGAGCAATATGCATGATCGTTGTATAACAACGGGGGGCCGCTCCATGCTGTAGCGGTGGGAGCAACAAAAGCGCGGGCTGCAGGGAGATTCTCCTCGGCAACCCGCGTTTTTTTAGGAATTCCTCTTCTTAATATTGCATCAGCAGACTGACATTTTGCCAACCGGCGCCAACCGTCCAGAAGACGAGGTAATCGCCGCGCTGTACTTTGCCGGCTTGCACGGCCTCGTGAAGGGCGAGCAGCGGGCTGGTCGAAGCGGTGTATCCGAATCGGTCGCCGATGTAGACGGCTTTGTCTTGATCGATCCCCAGGCCTTCGGCAACCCGTTTAATATTGCCGATGGTGAACTGGGAGAACAGGAAGCCGCCGATTTGCTCCTTGTTCAGATTGTTGCGTTCGAGCAAAATGCGGATGGAGTTCACCGCGGATTCCGCGCAAACCGAATCGTCAAACGGCGTAAACTGCACCTGCGCGTCTTTGGCCGTAAACTCCTCGCGGTACAAATTGGACAAACCGTGGGCCGGGAACAGGGAGTTGTCGATCACGGACGTATCGGTTTGATAAACGGAGTCGATCAGCCCGCGGGTTCCTTCCGCCTGCTCCAAAATGACGGCAACCGCCGACTCGGCAAAGTTGGAGTAATAGACGGGCTGCTCCGGACTGTGAATCGACAAATAATCCGCCCCGACGACAAGCGCCCGCTCTACCCGCGGGTTGGCCGTCATATACCGGCAGGCTTGCTCGATCGCCACGAGCATGCCCGCGCAGTTGGCGTTGATATCAAAACAGGCTGTAGAGAGGTCGCCGCCCAGTGCATGGTGCAGCTTCAGCGCATTGCTGGGGAGCAGATACTCCGGTGTTTGCGATGTAAAAATAATCAGGTCTACATCCTTGGCCTCAAGACCGCTTTTCTTCAGCACCAGCTTTGAGGCTTCCGCCGCCATCGTCAGCGTATTTTCTTCCGGGTTGTCGATGATAAAACGCTTGTTACGCCCGAGCGCGGTTACGAGACCGGTCACATCCGTCCCTTTTTCCGCAAAATAGTTGATGTAGTATTCGTTATCCACTTCATTTGCCGGATGGTACATGGCAATCTCGCGAAT
This window contains:
- a CDS encoding AraC family transcriptional regulator translates to MSARAFTRFVFSPAANPDLPLLVESIGYNPSQEKITRPNGYPYYHWLQTEEGEGLVTYGSESVVLSSGCGVLLPPGMPHAYEAKRGAGWATYYLTFGGAAAAAILSAFGIRDSALFRWDPETPLAPILGEMLNKVGSGTDLFGLETSAGTYRFLGMLSKFGHASNMSVSRNMEKLAPLLHWMEQEYGNPDIGLEQLAQEIGMSGRHLSKLFQQTLGVSPYAYLTQMRIHKAKEHLAGEPGVTVAAIAGKTGFRDASHFVATFRKHTGMTPQQFRRLH
- a CDS encoding beta-galactosidase codes for the protein MINEKLPKIWYGGDYNPEQWGPEIWQEDERMFKLAGIDVATVNVFSWGMLQQDEDTYDFSFLDETIDRLYKSGVHVCLATSTGAHPAWMARKYPDVLRVDVQGRKRRFGGRHNSCPNSPTYRKYSEKLAGLLAERYKDHPGLLIWHVSNEYGGYCYCDNCAAAFRTWLKERYGTLDEVNRAWNTRFWGHTFYDWEDIVVPNELSEEWNGNRTNFQGISLDYRRFQSQSLLDCYKLEYEAIKKHTPHIPVTTNLMGFYPELDYFEWAKYMDIVSWDNYPSLDTPVSHTAMTHDLMRGLKSGAPFMLMEQTPSQQNWQPYNSLKRPGVMRLWSYQAVAHGADTVLFFQLRRSIGACEKYHGAVIEHVGHEHTRVFREVAELGRELQQLGDTLLDARTEAKVAILYDWENRWATELSSGPTVALNYVNEVHKYYDALFRMHVECDMVSVEEDFGKYEIVIAPVMYMVKPGFAKKVEEFAQNGGTFVTTFFSGIVNENDLVTTGGYPGELRPVLGIWAEEIDALFPDQKNQIVMKQPWGELTGPYECGLLCDLIHAEGAEVLAEYGADFYKGMPVLTVNRFGNGRAYYVASSPEASFLQGFLKNLCEEKGIKPLFEAPAGVETARRVKDGKAYLFLLNHNAEDAQVDIGANAKKELLSGETLTGTVTVPGRGVLILEDK
- a CDS encoding phosphotransferase family protein yields the protein MESAIKRRLSGEELTALVERAFQGQRRLEGFEELKDGWFNSAYALTLDNGMKTVLKLAPGSEEGMLRYERNVMTAEVEVLRLLAAADGIPVPGILYEERGVEGSEWFLMEFVPGDPYNKVKERLKPEERRDIEVELGRVNRRINEIQGKRFGYYAREDSQGDSWPAVFTNMIGGLLADAADQAVALPMDAEEVFALLRERQASLAEVTVPRLVHWDLWDGNVFVKDRRLIAIIDCERALWGDPLMEYYFRSFVENGAFLDGYGKQDFTLAERERMALYDLYIALILHIECRFRQYIDANHIRWAEEHLARTWSGLNKDV
- a CDS encoding ketoacyl-ACP synthase III, which gives rise to MRGVQIREIAMYHPANEVDNEYYINYFAEKGTDVTGLVTALGRNKRFIIDNPEENTLTMAAEASKLVLKKSGLEAKDVDLIIFTSQTPEYLLPSNALKLHHALGGDLSTACFDINANCAGMLVAIEQACRYMTANPRVERALVVGADYLSIHSPEQPVYYSNFAESAVAVILEQAEGTRGLIDSVYQTDTSVIDNSLFPAHGLSNLYREEFTAKDAQVQFTPFDDSVCAESAVNSIRILLERNNLNKEQIGGFLFSQFTIGNIKRVAEGLGIDQDKAVYIGDRFGYTASTSPLLALHEAVQAGKVQRGDYLVFWTVGAGWQNVSLLMQY